AAAAAATCGATAACCTGGAAAACCTTTCTAAGCCTGACGGCAATCTGTTTATTGACTATACTGGCGGTCGCTTGCAGCGGCAATCACAACCGCAATGCCACCAATAGTGAACCGGCGCGGCAACCCGCGCCGCCAAGTCTGCCCCCGGATACGCCGGTTCCGGCGCTTTGCGTCAACCCTTACTATCCGGTTTCGCCAACCCTCAAACGCCAATACCGCAACACCTATACGGATACACGTTTGAATACCACCTACACGGAAACCTACACCAATATCGCGGCGGATTCGTTTACCTATCATTTCAATTTCAGCAACGGGTCGTCGCAGACCAACGGATTCAAATGCACCGCTGAAGGGTTGGCGACCGTCGAGTTCGCGCAAGTCAACAGTGGCGGCGACCAAGCCAATGCAGTCAAATTTCAAACTTTGAAAGCTACAGGCGTGACCATCCCTGCGCCCGACAAATGGGTGAAAGGTTACAAATGGACGAGCAGTTACGAAGTCGAAGGCAAATTCCCGATGGGCGATGCGAAGGGCAACATCACCATTGCCAATGAAATCGTCGGTGAAGAGAATGTGACGGTTCCCGCAGGCACTTACAAGGCATTCAAAGTCGAAGCCAATATCGTGCAGAAAATGATGGCAAGCGAAGGCGCTGGCAAACCCTTGACCATTCCCATCGACGGTTCCATCAAAGTGGTGAACTGGTATGCCAAAGATGTGGGGATGGTGAAAACCTCGGTTGAAGGTTTGTCGACCGTTGAACTGCTTTCATTTGTGAAATGAGCCTTGATAGCTGAAAAAAATGAGCGGTATAATCGTGCCCCCCCCTTCTTCCTGATTTTTAATTGGATTAAATAGCGAAACCGTTTAAACGGCGTTCCCGATTACCTCACGACCCATGATTTCTACACCTTGACACTCTATAAAATGGACGAAGCCATCATCTGACGAATCAAAGCGGGCGGGGACAAAATAAATTATTGGTGCAATAACCGTCGCAGGCTACAATGGTAACGCTCTACTGCCTGCGAGCTTTCCTTCTTCCAACTTGAGAAAATGGTTATGCGAGAAGCCGCATAACCAAAGTAGGGGTCATGAAAGAAAAAGGGAAATCCTCACCACCGGCTATCTTTCCACCTGAACGCCTCTCACGGCATTTTATTTTCAAGCCCTATTATTTGCCACGATGGGGAAAGTATGTGCTGGCAGTGGCGCTCACCGCAGCCGCCCTTTTATTGCATGTGTTTCTTGGATTTTCACCCAGTGAAGACTTGGGGCTGACGTTGTTTTTGATTCCTATTGTGCTGAGCGCCTATATGGGCGGACTCGGCACCGGTTTGGTCTCGACAGCCATCATCGCCATTTTTACTCACTACTACCTGATCAATCTGATTCATAACTTGCCGGTTTACCAGACCATTCACCGTTTGGAATGGGTGACCTTGGTTGCCATCGGCAGCCTCATCAGTTTTTTAATCGAAGCCCTGCACCGTTCGCGTCAAAAGGCTGAGGCGATGATTGCCGAACGCGACGAGATGCAGATTTCATTGTGTGAGAATGAATCGCGATTGAGCGCCATTTTTCAGGGCATTTCCGACGCTGCGGTGTTTACCGATTTAGAGCGGCGCATTGTGTTGGTGAATCCCGCTTTCACCACGATGTTCGGTTATACGGCTGAAGAGGCGCTGGGCAGGGGCACGGATTTTCTTTATGCCGACCTGGCGGATTTTGAAAGAATGGGCAGAGAACGCTTCAATCCCCATGCCCAGTCAGACCCTTCGCCTTATCAAATCAGTTTTCGTCGCCAGGATGGCTCCACCTTCTGGACGGAATCTCTGGGCTTGCGAATTTATGCGGAAGACGGAACCCCCAAAGGCTATCTCGGCGTGCATCGCGACATTACCGAACGCCGCCGCGCCAAAGCGGAATTATCTTACAGTGAAGCGCGTTATCGCGCTCTGGTTCTGGCAACTTCGCAAATCGTCTGGACTGCCGATGCCACAGGCAGTGTGACGACCGCTTTAAACCTTGAACCCTATATCGACGTTACGCGGAATCCCCAGGGAATGAACTGGCTTAAAGCTGTGCATCCTGATGAACGCGAACGGGTTTTGCAGGTTTATCAAGCGGGAATACGAAATCAATTACCTTTCGAGGTGGAAAACCGTGGAGTTTATGGCGATGGCAGCTATCACGATTATTTAACCCGCGTGGTGCCGGTGAAGAATGCCGATGGCACGGTTCGGGAATGGACTGCCGCCTCAACCGACATCACCGACCGCAAACGCGCTGAAAAAGATTTGCGCGAATCCGAAGAACGCTTTCGCCAGTTTGCTGAAAATATCAAAGATGTTTTGTGGATTAATAATCCCCATATTCCGAAAGTGCTTTACGTCTCTCCGGCTTATGAAAAGTTGTGGGGGCGACCGGCGGTTGAATTATATGCGGATTTCTCGCAATGGCTGGCAGGCATTCACCCGGATGACCGTCAAATGGCGCTTGAGACCTTTGCGAACGGCAGGGGTGAAGGAGGTTACGACACGGAATATCGCGTGGCGCGCCCTGATGGCTCGCTGATCTGGATTCGCGACCGGGGCTTTCCGATTTTTAATGAGCGCGGTGAACTGATTCGCATGTCGGGCATCGCCGAAGACATTACTGAACGCAAACACGCCGAAACCGCATTGCAGGAATCCGAAGAACGCTTCCGCGTGTTGTTTAATGAAAAAGCGGTTGCCAGTTTGATTATTGACCTGCGCAACCATTCGATTGTCGATTGCAATGAAAAAGCTCTGGAACTCTTCGGCTATTCAAAAGTGGAGATGTTGCAATTGGGAATTCCCGATTTGACGGTTAATGAAACCGACGAAAATGTGAACCGGATCAGGGATGAAATTTTAGAGATAAAAATGAACGTGCAGATTGAAAGTTCAATGCGAACCCAATCGGGAGAGGTGTTAAATGTCCTGGCCAACGGTTCGACCGTGCAGATTGGCGGGGGAACCTTCGGTTATTGCTCGATGATCGATATCACCGACCGCAAACGCGCTGAAGATGCCCTGGCAAAATATACTGAAGAGTTGGCGCGTTCCAATAAAGACCTCGAACAATTTGCCTATGTCGCTTCGCATGATTTGCAGGAGCCTCTACGCGCGGTTGCCGGGTGTGTGCAGGTTTTGCAGCGACGCTACGCCGGACGGCTTGATGACCGCGCCGATGAACTCATCCGGCATACGGTGGATGGCGCTGAACGCATGCGAATTTTGATTGAAGATTTGCTGGCGTTTTCCCGCGTTGGAACCCGTGGCGGAAAGTTCGCCACCTGCGATAGCCAAAAATCGCTCACCGATGCGCTGGCAAACCTCCGGCTGGCGATTGCAGAGAGCGGCGCACAGATTACTCACGGGGCTTTGCCTTTACTCACCGCCGATGCCACGCAACTGACGCTGTTGTTTCAAAACCTGCTCAGTAATGCCATCAAATTTCGCCGCGCCTCAGCGCCGCAAATTCACATCGAAGCCCGACACCAAGCCAATGAATGGGTATTTTCGGTGCGCGACAATGGCATCGGCATCGAGCCGCAATATCACCAACGGATTTTCGGTATCTTTCAACGCCTGCATACGCGCCACGAATATCCGGGCACCGGTATGGGCTTGGCGATTTGCAAACGCATTGTCGAACGCCACAGCGGACGTATCTGGGTTGAGTCGGTGTTTGGTGAGGGGGGGACATTTTATTTCAGTTTGCCCGACAAAAAACCAATTGAACGAAATGGAAATTCATGACGGAAGAAAAATTGCACAGGTCAATTGAAATTCTGCTGGTCGAAGATAGTCCGACCGATGCCTTGCTGACGCGCGAAGCCTTTGACCATTGCCCTTTGAACCATCATCTGCACCACGTTGAAAATGGCGCGGATGCGCTCGCCTATTTACGTCGTGAAAACGGCTATGCAAGCAGGTCGCGCCCCGACCTCATTCTGCTCGATTTAAATTTACCGCGAAAAAACGGCATTGAAGTGCTGCGCGAGATTAAAAATGAAGCGCAGTTGGCAAGCATACCGGTCGTGGTGTTGACCACTTCGCAGGACGAAGCCGATATAGTCACCGCGTATGATTTGCACGCCAACTGTTATATCACCAAGCCTGTAGAGTTCGACGAGTTGGTTGCTGTGGCGCGCGCCATCGGCGAGTTCTGGTTTGGGGTTGTCACCTTACCGCGTAATAAAAAAATCGTAGGTAGCTCAAATGTCTAATCAATTAATGATTCGTATTTTGCTGGTTGAAGATAATTTCACCGATGTTCTGCTGCTGCGGGAAACGCTCTCCGGGGTCGCCAATGTCGAATTCGCGCTGACCCATGTTGTGAAATTGTCAGAAGCCTTGTCGCGTATCCAGAATGAAGTGTTTGATGTCGTGTTATTAGACCTCGGACTGCCGGATTCAAGCGGCGTTGATACGATTATGCAATTTCATCAACAAGCGCCCGCGATTCCCGTGCTGGTATTGACCGGAGTGGATAATGAAGACACCGGAATTGCCGCTTTGCAGGAGGGGGCGCAGGATTACCTGGTAAAAAATCAACTGCAACCGGCATTGCTCGGACGCGCCATTCGTTATGCTATCGAGCGGCATCGCGCCGCCACCGCTTTGCAGGAAAGCGAATTGCGGCTTGCGGCGATTGTTGATTCGCCGATGGATGCCATCGTTATTGTTGATGATGAGCATCATATCACTCTCTTTAACTCGGCGGCAGAACAGTTGTTCGGCTATCGCGAAACCGAGGTCATCGGAAAAAGTATCAATCTGCTAATCCCCGAACGCTTTCGCGAGGCGCACATCGAACATATTCGCGCTTTTGGCGAATCTTCAAATTACCCGATTCGCATGGATCAACGGCGCGAAGTCGTGGGTTTGCGCGCCGATGGCACAGAGTTTCCGATTGAAACCTCGATTGCCCAATTTATCGTGACCGGACGCAAAATGTTCACCGCCATCGTGCGTGACATTACCAACCGCAAAAAAGCCCAGGCAGAGATTTTGATGTTGAACCAGAATCTGCAACGGCGCATCGACGAAATGGAAACCCTGCTCAATGTCTTGCCCATTCCGATTGGCATTGCCAGTGACCCCGAATGTCGCCATATCCGCGCCAATCCGGCATTTGCTGAACTGCTGGCAATTTCGCCCGATGCCAATGCTTCGCTCTCAGCCGATGAGGCTGAACGCCCCAAGCATTTCAAAATTTATCAGAGAGACCGTGAACTTGCTCCTGAAGAATTGCCGCTACAGATTGCCGCAAGTCAGGGCAGGGAAATCCGCGACTTTGAAGCCAAGGTGATTCGCAGTGATGGAACCTCGGTTGATATTCTCGGTTATACGTCGCCGTTATTTGATGAGCACGGCAAAGCCCGTGGCAGCGTCGGCGCGTTTGTTGATATTACCGAACGCAAACGCGCCGAACTGCTTAACGAAGGTCAAAAGCAGGTGCTGGAAATGATTGCCAGCGGCGCGCCGCTTAAAGCGACGCTTGAGGCTTTACTCCGGTTTGTGGAAGCCAGTTCTGCGGGAATGCTTTGTTCGATTCTCTTGCTCGATGCCGAAGGGAAACATCTCTATCACGGCGCAGCTCCCAGTTTGCCGCAGGAATACACCACAGCGATTGACGGCATTGCTATTGGTCCGCAAGTCGGCTCCTGCGGAACCGCCGCTTTTCAACGCCAGGCGGTTTTTGTTCGGGATATTGCGACCGACCCGCTCTGGAAAAATTACAAAGACCTGGCGCTGGGGTTCGGGTTACACGCCTGTTGGTCAACGCCGATTTTCGATGACCAGCAACGGCTGCTGGGAACTTTTGCGATGTATTACCATCAGCCCGCTTTACCCAGTGCCTCACAATTGCAGCTCATTGAAATCGCTACCCATACCGCCGCCATCTGTATCAACAAACACCGCACTGAAGAGGCGATGGCAAAAAGCCATGAGCAATTGCGCTTGTTGATTGAACAAGCGCCCATCAGCATTGCCATGTTTGACCGCGACATGCGTTACCTGACGACCAGCCGACGATGGATCGAAGATTATGGCAGAGGGTATGACGATTTGACGGGTCGTTCACATTACGAAGTCAATCCCGATCTGCCCGACGAGTGGAAAGCCATCCATCAAAGAGGGCTGGCGGGTGAGATGTTAAGAAATGACGATGACCAGTGGTTGCACAGTGATGGCACCAGACAATGGTTGAGATGGGCAGTGCTTCCCTGGCGCAATAGTCGCGATGAAATCGGCGGCATCATCATTTCGGCAGAAGACATCACCGAACGCAAACGCGCCCAACTACGGCTGGCAACTCAGGAATCCATCAGCCGGACGTTAGTCGAAGCGAAATCGCTGGCTGAAGCCATGCCCAGGGTGTTAAAGGCGCTTTGCGAATCCGAAAACTGGGATTTCAGCGCCATGTGGCGAGTCGATAAACAAGCCGATTGGCTTGATTGTCTTGAGGTCTGGCATCAGCCTGATTTCAGAGCGCCGGAATTGCTGGAGTTGTCGCGCAAATGTACTTTTAAAAGTGGTGAGGGGTTGCCGGGAATCATCTGGCAGACCGGCAAATCGCTATATTGGGAGAATCTTAAAAACGCCCACTTTTATTTGCGTTCGGCTCCCGCTATGGATGCCGGTTATTATTCGGCTTTCGGTTTTCCGATTCTGCTGGGTGACGAAGTCACCGGGGTGATTGATTGTCTTGGGCATCAACTCCCGAAACCCGACCAGAGTTTGCTCGATATGCTTGAAGTTATCGGCAAACAGATCGGGCAGTTCATCGAACATCGCCGCGCCGAAGAAGCCATTCAGCGATTCGTTGCTTATAGCCCGACCGTGCTTTATGCCTTAAAAATAAAAGGTGACAAGTTAGTGTATGGCTGGACGAGCGACAATATTTTCGATCTCACCGGATATACGGTGAAAGAAACTCTGGAACCGGACTGGTGGGTAAATCATATTCATCCCGAAGATAAAGCGTCGGTTTTGTCTGCTCAGCCGGTTCCGTATGACCTTGACCATCAAATACAGGAATTTCGTTTCCGCCGCAAAGACGGCAGTTATTTCTGGGTGCGCGATGAAAAACGACTGTTGCGTGATGAACAGGGAATGCCTGCGGAAATTATCGGTTGCTGGTCGGACATCAGCGACCGCATCGAACTCGAAGACCAATTGCGGCAATCACAAAAAATGGAAGCGGTGGGACGACTGGCAGGCGGTATCGCTCATGATTTCAATAATCTGCTCACGGTGATTATCGGCTATAGCGATTTGCTGTATTCGCGATTTTCCGAAAGCGACATCAATCGTTCGCTGGCAGACAACATCCGCAACGCCGGACAACGCGCCGCTGTGCTAACCCGTCAACTGCTGGCATTCAGTCGCAAACAGGTGCTTGAACCCAAGGTTCTTGATCTCAATGAGATCGTCACCAACACCGAAAAATTGCTGAAACGACTGATTGGCGAAGATATTAATTTAAAGACCGAGCTTTCGCCCGCGCTTAGCCCGATCAAAGTTGATCCGGGGCAGATCGAACAGGTGATTATCAATCTGGCGGTCAATTCACGCGATGCGCTGCCGCAGGGCGGACAACTGACGATTGCGACGAAGAATATAAAAATTGATGAGAAAAATCATCACCTGTATCCATCAATGCCGCACGGCAATTATGTACAGTTGGTGCTCAGTGATAATGGCTGCGGCATGCCGCCAGAAATTAAAGCCCGGATTTTTGAACCGTTCTTTACCACCAAAGAGGTCGGTAAAGGCACGGGGCTTGGACTGGCAACCGTCTTCGGCATTGTCAAACAAAGCGAAGGCTTCATTGAAGTAGACAGTGAAATTGATAAAGGCACCACCTTTGCGATTTATTTGCCGGCTTTTGAATCGCCGGACTCAGGCAAGTCGACTGATGGCGAGTTGAAACCGTCGGGAACCGGCAGTGAAACGATTTTGTTGGTCGAGGATGAAGAGAGCGTAAGACAAATCGCCAAGTTGACGTTGGAAATGCGTGGCTATCTGGTACTGGAAGCTCGCAATGCGCGCGATGCCATTTTCCTCAGAGAAAATTATTCAGGGAAAATCGACCTCCTGGTGACCGATGTCGTTATGCCGGAAATGAGCGGGCGGGAACTCGCGGAACGATTGCGGATGAACGACCCCACGCTGAATATTTTGTTTATGAGCGGTTATATTGATGATGCGATTTTGCGCCACGGCATCAGCGCCGCGCATCACACCTTTTTATCGAAACCGTTTTCACCGAGTGCTCTGGTTGAAAAAGTTCGCCATATTCTCGATGAACCCAAAAAGCCTTCGTAAAGATTTACGCCTGTCAGTTTTCGGTTGGAAGCCGACAGTGACCGCGCCTGACGCCATACCCGTTGAGTAGCCATCTTTGACCGCGCTGGTTAGCGTTCGATAATTTCGACGCGCTCGATTTTATCGCCGCGCGCGATGCGACCGACGACCTCCATTCCCGCTGTGACCTGACCGAATATGGTGTAACCGCCGTCGAGGTGCGGTTGCGGCGAATGGGTGATGAAAAATTGACTGCCGCCGGTGTCTTTGCCCGATAGCGCCATGCCGACCGCGCCGGTTTTGTATTCCAATAAATTAATCTCGTCGCGAATTTGATAATCGGGTCCGCCGTTTTGATCGCCGCGCGGGTCGCCGCCCTGAATCACGAAATTGGGCACCACGCGAATCCACGCGAGTCCATTAAAGAAACCGCTTTTTGCCAGTTGCAGGAAATTATCGACGGTTATCGGCGCATCCGCCGGTTTCAACTCAATCCGCACATCGCCTTTTGTGGTATGCAATATGGCAATCGGATTTTTTCCCGATGACGTCAGTTGCGCCAGGCGTTTCCAATAGGCGCGGTCGTGTCCGGTCTTCACCGTGCCGATGCTCAGTTTCAATCCGCTCACATCCTGTTTCGATTCGATTAGAAGTTCGGCGGCGCGACGCCGCACGACATAATCATCGTCTTTGGTCTCTTCGGCGAGCGCCTGAATGTTCATCGGTTTTTTTAATTTGGTGAGGGCTTCAACGATAGCGATTCGCGCATCGTTGGCTTTATCGGCTTTGGCGGTTTTGTAAGCTTCGTTGAGCGCCGTAATCACCGTATCCGATGCCTCGCCCGCATCGCCTAAAAGGTTTGCAACGGTAGCGCGCGCCACGACGTCCGGGGTTTTCAATTGATCAAGTAAAATTTTTTGCAAGCCATCGAGTTTCGTCGCCGCCAGCGCATTTAAAATATCGGAGATGGCGCGCGCGTCGGGTTTTGCCGCGAACAGGTCAATCAACGTTGCTTTGGCTTTTTCGGTTCTGAGTTCGCCAAGCCCTTGCGCGAAATTGGCTACGGCTTTCCAGTTGGCGATTTGAATTTTTGCCGATTCGGGAAAATCGAAAAACGCCGCTTCACCAAATTTCGCCAGCGCGATTTCAACTTCAGGACTTGAACCGATGTGATTATCGACAGCCAGACGAAAGGCATTCAAAAACGGCAGGGCTTTCGCATCTTTCAAGTTGCCAAGCGCCGTGGCGACCAGCAGCAATAAATTCTGTTCACTGGGGACGCCGCCTTTGGCGCGGTCAAAGGCGCGAAAACCCGCGAGCCATTTATTGCCCGAATTGATTAACGGTTCGACGGCTTTGGCGTCGCCAATCGCGCCGAGCGCATTGATTGCGGAAGCTACGACCCGTTCATCTTTATCGGTCAGCAATTTGATTAACGGTTCAACCGCTTTTGCATCTTTGGCAACGCCGAGGGCGCGCGCTGCCTGGGCGCGAACCAGCGCGTCCCGGTCTTCAAGCAAGGGAATTAAATTGGGGACGGCTGGGGCGATGTTTTCGCGAATGCGGGCAAGCGCATTTGCGGCTTGCCATCTGAGGTCTGCATCGGTTGAACGCAGTTGATTGATGATTGCCGGAATGGTTGACGCTTGGCGAATGCGCAACAGCGCCGTGAGCGTAAGCGAGGCAATCATTTTGCTGTCGGGCGAAACCGGTTGCGCAGGGTCAGGCAATAATTTGACCAGGGTTTCGGCAATGCCGACCAGACCGTATTTGCCGAGGGCTTCGGCGGAGAGTTTATTCGAGGCGATTTTGCCGAGGGCTTCGGCGGCGCGGGCGCGCACCAATGCGGAGTCTTCGACTTCGGGATTGAGGCGGTCAAACAGTGAAGAAACCGCATAATGGCTTTCGATTTCGCCGAGCGAAAAAGCGGCAAGAGCGCGCAGTTCCGGGTTGCGGTCGATTTTTAAAACTTCGGTAAGCGAGTTGATATAGGATGGGTAGCCGATGCGCCCCAGAGCGAGAATCGCCCGGCGTCGCGCCGCGCCGTTATTGGCATTCAAGGGTGACACCAGATCAACCAACTCTTTGCTATTCGCCTGACGTTCATCTTCGGCTTGAATGATTTTCGGCAGGACGAGTTGCAAGGTGCGGTCGCGTTTCAGCGACGGTTTCTGTTGCGGCGGCAACGTCGGCGGCAACCCTTGCGCGAACAGTTGTCCGATTAAAATTAAAATTGCGATACCCGAAAAGGCTAAACGATTTTTCATAACGTAATGAATTAATCTTAACGTTAATTTGATTCGACTGCCATCATGGTTGCCTGCATGGTGGCGATGAGTTTTTCCGCGCCGTCGCGAATGGCAAAGGCATCGCCTTCACACACCGTTAAGGTCTTTCCGGCTTTTTTTACGCGCCCACGGGCGATGATCTTTTCGCCAAGCGCCGGCGCGACAAAATTGATTTTGAATTCAACTGTGACCACTTCAAAATTTTCCGCAAACAGGCTGATTGCCGCATAACCGCAGGCGGTATCGACAATCGCGGCAACCGCTGCGCCATGCACGAAGCCGTGTTGTTGGGTGAGGTCTTCGCGGCGGTCGAGTTCGATTTCGACTTCGCCGGGTCGCACACTGATAAGGCGCGCGCCGAGAGTGGTCATCAATCCTTGGCGCGCGAAACTGGCGCGCACCTTCGTTGCAAAATTCGCGTCTTGCGGTTCAAATGCGGTCATACAAATTCAGATGATGGAACCGAACGAAATCCGAAACAAAAAGTAGTCAAGATAAACTCTCTGCAAAACTTTAGACGATCAGCATAGCGATTTTTCGGCGTCCGTTTATGCCGTCGTTTATAGCTTTTCAATCTCGACGAGATTATCGTAAAAGGTCGCGCCTGCGCCGATGTCTGTGAGTTTCTGCGAAACCGTTTGATTGACGTTGCGCTGGTCGGGACTGAGTTTATTCCACCAGATGGAAAGCGTCACCGCAACGCCCGGTTTTACACGGTCAGAGATGCGCGCCGTGACCTGAAATTCGCCTCTATCGTTAAACACTCGCACCATTTCGCCATCCGCGATGCCACGCCGGGCGGCGTCTTCTGCGCTTAAATCCACGAACGGTTTTTTCTCCTGTTTGATAAACGATGGCAGATGCGAAAACGAAGTGTTTAAAAATGTCCGCGCCGGGGGACTCAGCAGTTGAATCGGATATCGCGCCGCAAGCTCCGGCGATGATTCGGGCGATTCACGCGGCGGCACAAAATTGGGCAACGGGTCGATGCCGAGACTCGCCAGTTGTTCGGAATAGATTTCGCACTTGCCCGATGGCGTGCGGAAATTGCCTTCGGCAAACGGCGCGAAATTTTCCGGGATGTTCAAGCGCATCCAGCCTTCCTGTTTCAAGCGTTCGATGGTGATGCCTGCAAATGGCGCATAATTCGTTGAAAGCGCCTGGTCGATAATGTCATCTTCGCTGTCTTTGAAACACGGGTCATCAAAGCCCAGGCGGTCGGCGAGCAATTTGAAAACTTCGATGTTGGGTTTACATTCGCCAAGCGGGGCAATTGCCGGTTCGTTGTACATGAAATAGTAATGCCCGTAAGGTTTCACGGCGTCGCGATGTTCGAGTTGTGTGGTCGCAGGCAAAAGTATATCGGCATAATCAGCGGTGTCGGTTTGAAACTGTTCATGCACGACGGTGAATAAATCTTCGCGTTTGAACCCTTCGATAACTTTTGCCTGGTCGGGCGCAACTGCTGCGGGGTTGGAATTGTAAACGTAAATCGCGCGCACCGGCGGGTCGGCTTCGGTTAGCGCATCGCCAAGACATGACATATTGATGGTGCGCGGATTGCCTTTGATTAAATCGGGACGTTCAAGCGCCTCGGTGTTCAACTTGAACATGCCACTGGTTGAAAGCAACACGCCGCCGCCGGCTTCGCGCCAAGCGCCCGTGAGCGCCGGAAGACAGGCAATCGCCCGCACCGCGTTGCCGCCGCCCGCGTGGCGCTGCAAGCCGTAATTGATGCGAATCGCAGTTGGGCGAGTCGTCGCATATTCACGCGCAAAGTTGACGATTTCTTCAACGGTCACGCCGCAGATTTTGGCAACTCGCGCCGGGGTATATTCATTGATACGCGGGCGCAATTTTTCAAAGCCGAGTGTGAAACTGTCAAGATAATTCTGGTCTTGCAAACCTTCGCTTAAAATTACGTTCATCACCCCGAAAGCGAATGCCGCATCGGTTCCCGGACAGAGTTGAATCAATTGATGGGCGCGGTCAAGCGTGTCATTGCGATAAGGGTCGATGCCGATTAGACGCGCGCCGTTATCTACAGCCGCTTTGATTTGCGGCCACAGGTGAATGTTTGAGGCAAGCGTATTCGTGCCCCACAGAACAATCAATTTGGCGCGAGAAAACAGCATCGAATCGGTTCCCATATTCGCGCCAAGCGTGTATTTCATGGCATCGGCTCCGGCGGTCGCACAGATGGTTCGCGCAAGCAAACTTGCGCCCAGTCGATGAAAGAAACGCCTGTCCATGCTTGAACCGTTCGCCAGTCCCATCGTGCCGCCATAACTGTAAGGCAAGATGGATTCGGGATTATCGGCGGCAATATCTTTGAAACGCGCAGCGATGGTGTCTAACGCTTCATCCCAACTGATGCGCTCGAATTTGCCTTCGCCTTTTTTGCCGACGCGACGCATCGGGTAAAGCAAGCGGTCAGGACTGTAGACGCGCTCAAGATAGCGGTTGACTTTGGCGCAAAGAAAACCATCAGTCGGGGGATGCGTCGGGTCGCCTTCGATTTTCGTGGCGCGACCATCTTCGATGGTGATGAGCATCGCGCAAGTGTCCGGGCAATCGTGCGGGCAGGCTGCGTGAATTGTGTGTGCCATAGCTCTCCTTTCAGATAAGGATTGAGCATAGCGAATTTTGCCGAAGAGTTGAACTGCAAAGTTACTTGGTATAAGAATGCGAA
This genomic window from Acidobacteriota bacterium contains:
- a CDS encoding PAS domain S-box protein, with translation MSNQLMIRILLVEDNFTDVLLLRETLSGVANVEFALTHVVKLSEALSRIQNEVFDVVLLDLGLPDSSGVDTIMQFHQQAPAIPVLVLTGVDNEDTGIAALQEGAQDYLVKNQLQPALLGRAIRYAIERHRAATALQESELRLAAIVDSPMDAIVIVDDEHHITLFNSAAEQLFGYRETEVIGKSINLLIPERFREAHIEHIRAFGESSNYPIRMDQRREVVGLRADGTEFPIETSIAQFIVTGRKMFTAIVRDITNRKKAQAEILMLNQNLQRRIDEMETLLNVLPIPIGIASDPECRHIRANPAFAELLAISPDANASLSADEAERPKHFKIYQRDRELAPEELPLQIAASQGREIRDFEAKVIRSDGTSVDILGYTSPLFDEHGKARGSVGAFVDITERKRAELLNEGQKQVLEMIASGAPLKATLEALLRFVEASSAGMLCSILLLDAEGKHLYHGAAPSLPQEYTTAIDGIAIGPQVGSCGTAAFQRQAVFVRDIATDPLWKNYKDLALGFGLHACWSTPIFDDQQRLLGTFAMYYHQPALPSASQLQLIEIATHTAAICINKHRTEEAMAKSHEQLRLLIEQAPISIAMFDRDMRYLTTSRRWIEDYGRGYDDLTGRSHYEVNPDLPDEWKAIHQRGLAGEMLRNDDDQWLHSDGTRQWLRWAVLPWRNSRDEIGGIIISAEDITERKRAQLRLATQESISRTLVEAKSLAEAMPRVLKALCESENWDFSAMWRVDKQADWLDCLEVWHQPDFRAPELLELSRKCTFKSGEGLPGIIWQTGKSLYWENLKNAHFYLRSAPAMDAGYYSAFGFPILLGDEVTGVIDCLGHQLPKPDQSLLDMLEVIGKQIGQFIEHRRAEEAIQRFVAYSPTVLYALKIKGDKLVYGWTSDNIFDLTGYTVKETLEPDWWVNHIHPEDKASVLSAQPVPYDLDHQIQEFRFRRKDGSYFWVRDEKRLLRDEQGMPAEIIGCWSDISDRIELEDQLRQSQKMEAVGRLAGGIAHDFNNLLTVIIGYSDLLYSRFSESDINRSLADNIRNAGQRAAVLTRQLLAFSRKQVLEPKVLDLNEIVTNTEKLLKRLIGEDINLKTELSPALSPIKVDPGQIEQVIINLAVNSRDALPQGGQLTIATKNIKIDEKNHHLYPSMPHGNYVQLVLSDNGCGMPPEIKARIFEPFFTTKEVGKGTGLGLATVFGIVKQSEGFIEVDSEIDKGTTFAIYLPAFESPDSGKSTDGELKPSGTGSETILLVEDEESVRQIAKLTLEMRGYLVLEARNARDAIFLRENYSGKIDLLVTDVVMPEMSGRELAERLRMNDPTLNILFMSGYIDDAILRHGISAAHHTFLSKPFSPSALVEKVRHILDEPKKPS
- a CDS encoding response regulator; amino-acid sequence: MTEEKLHRSIEILLVEDSPTDALLTREAFDHCPLNHHLHHVENGADALAYLRRENGYASRSRPDLILLDLNLPRKNGIEVLREIKNEAQLASIPVVVLTTSQDEADIVTAYDLHANCYITKPVEFDELVAVARAIGEFWFGVVTLPRNKKIVGSSNV
- a CDS encoding PAS domain S-box protein, yielding MKEKGKSSPPAIFPPERLSRHFIFKPYYLPRWGKYVLAVALTAAALLLHVFLGFSPSEDLGLTLFLIPIVLSAYMGGLGTGLVSTAIIAIFTHYYLINLIHNLPVYQTIHRLEWVTLVAIGSLISFLIEALHRSRQKAEAMIAERDEMQISLCENESRLSAIFQGISDAAVFTDLERRIVLVNPAFTTMFGYTAEEALGRGTDFLYADLADFERMGRERFNPHAQSDPSPYQISFRRQDGSTFWTESLGLRIYAEDGTPKGYLGVHRDITERRRAKAELSYSEARYRALVLATSQIVWTADATGSVTTALNLEPYIDVTRNPQGMNWLKAVHPDERERVLQVYQAGIRNQLPFEVENRGVYGDGSYHDYLTRVVPVKNADGTVREWTAASTDITDRKRAEKDLRESEERFRQFAENIKDVLWINNPHIPKVLYVSPAYEKLWGRPAVELYADFSQWLAGIHPDDRQMALETFANGRGEGGYDTEYRVARPDGSLIWIRDRGFPIFNERGELIRMSGIAEDITERKHAETALQESEERFRVLFNEKAVASLIIDLRNHSIVDCNEKALELFGYSKVEMLQLGIPDLTVNETDENVNRIRDEILEIKMNVQIESSMRTQSGEVLNVLANGSTVQIGGGTFGYCSMIDITDRKRAEDALAKYTEELARSNKDLEQFAYVASHDLQEPLRAVAGCVQVLQRRYAGRLDDRADELIRHTVDGAERMRILIEDLLAFSRVGTRGGKFATCDSQKSLTDALANLRLAIAESGAQITHGALPLLTADATQLTLLFQNLLSNAIKFRRASAPQIHIEARHQANEWVFSVRDNGIGIEPQYHQRIFGIFQRLHTRHEYPGTGMGLAICKRIVERHSGRIWVESVFGEGGTFYFSLPDKKPIERNGNS